In Hamadaea flava, a genomic segment contains:
- a CDS encoding DinB family protein: MTAPLVNRTKAPRHGEERTQLDAWLDFHRDTLIMKCAGLTDDQLRAQSVPPSTLSLLGLVRHMAEVERWWFRRQFDGADVGDLFSTEEDPDYDFNGSVDSDPAADFAAFREEVEAARVTVTGRPLDETFVDRRGTTFDLRWVYLHMIEEYARHNGHADLLRECVDGATGA; encoded by the coding sequence GTGACCGCACCCCTTGTGAACCGCACGAAGGCACCCCGGCACGGCGAGGAGCGTACGCAGCTCGACGCCTGGCTCGATTTCCACCGCGACACTTTGATCATGAAATGTGCCGGCCTCACCGACGATCAGCTGCGCGCGCAGTCGGTGCCGCCGTCCACGCTGAGCCTGCTCGGCCTGGTACGCCACATGGCCGAAGTCGAACGCTGGTGGTTCCGGCGGCAGTTCGACGGGGCCGACGTCGGCGATCTGTTCAGCACAGAGGAAGACCCCGACTACGACTTCAACGGATCGGTCGACTCGGACCCCGCCGCCGATTTCGCGGCGTTCCGGGAGGAGGTCGAGGCGGCCCGGGTGACGGTGACCGGGCGGCCGCTCGACGAGACCTTCGTCGATCGCCGGGGCACGACTTTCGACCTGCGCTGGGTCTACCTGCACATGATCGAGGAGTACGCCCGCCACAACGGCCACGCCGACCTCCTCCGCGAGTGCGTCGACGGAGCGACCGGAGCCTGA